The Mycolicibacterium boenickei genome has a segment encoding these proteins:
- a CDS encoding CAP domain-containing protein — protein sequence MTINARRLAILAQCGVLTVTALLHAPGAAADNRRLNSSVVANVYTVQRQAGCANNITVDPRLLEAAHWHTLDVLNNRSLDGDTGSDGSTPQVRASNAGFRGRVAQTIAINPALAINNLDVINQWYHRPDYLAIMQDCGFTRIGVWSENSLDRSVLVAVYGSPDP from the coding sequence ATGACAATCAATGCCCGGCGGCTAGCCATCCTGGCCCAGTGCGGCGTGCTCACCGTGACCGCATTGCTGCATGCACCCGGTGCCGCAGCAGACAACCGACGCCTCAACAGCAGTGTTGTCGCCAACGTCTACACCGTCCAACGCCAAGCTGGCTGCGCCAACAACATCACCGTAGATCCGCGCCTGCTGGAAGCCGCCCACTGGCACACCCTCGACGTCCTCAACAACAGATCCCTCGACGGTGACACCGGGTCGGACGGGTCGACACCACAAGTTCGGGCATCTAACGCGGGATTTCGTGGACGAGTGGCCCAAACCATCGCCATCAACCCGGCGTTGGCGATCAACAACCTCGACGTGATCAATCAGTGGTATCACCGGCCCGACTATCTGGCGATCATGCAGGATTGCGGCTTCACGAGAATCGGAGTCTGGTCGGAGAACAGCCTCGATCGCTCGGTGCTCGTCGCGGTCTATGGCAGCCCCGATCCCTGA
- a CDS encoding acetyl-CoA C-acetyltransferase, translating to MSEEAFIYEAIRTPRGKQRGGSLTEIRPVALVVGLIEELRARFPGLDETLISDVLLGVVTPIREQGGDIARTVAIAAGMPDTTGGVQLNRFCGSGLEAVNMAAQKVRSGWDDLVLAGGVESMSRITMLSDGGAMFNDVAFTYDHRIAPQGIGADLIATIEGFSRDDVDAYAARSQERAAAAWSGGYFAKSVVPVKDQNGLVVLDHDEHMRPGTTAADLGKLKSAFEGLGAMGGFDDVALQRYHYVEKINHVHTGGNSSGIVDGAALVLIGSEKAGVSQGLTPRARVVATATSGADATIMLTGPQPATRKVLDRAGLTVDDIDLFELNEAFASVVLKFQKDLNIPDEKLNVNGGAIAMGHPLGATGAMITGTMVDELERRGARRALITLCIGGGMGVATIIERV from the coding sequence ATGTCTGAAGAAGCGTTCATCTACGAGGCGATTCGCACTCCGCGCGGGAAACAGCGTGGTGGGTCTCTTACCGAGATTCGCCCGGTTGCGTTGGTGGTCGGGCTCATCGAGGAGCTGCGCGCCCGGTTCCCGGGCCTGGACGAGACGCTGATCAGCGATGTCCTGCTCGGTGTGGTGACACCGATCCGCGAGCAAGGCGGCGACATCGCCCGCACTGTCGCTATTGCGGCAGGCATGCCGGACACGACCGGCGGGGTCCAGCTGAACCGGTTTTGTGGGTCGGGTCTTGAGGCGGTCAACATGGCTGCGCAGAAGGTGCGTTCGGGCTGGGACGACCTGGTGCTGGCCGGTGGTGTTGAGTCGATGAGCCGCATCACGATGCTTTCCGACGGTGGCGCCATGTTCAACGACGTCGCTTTTACCTACGACCACCGCATTGCCCCGCAGGGCATCGGCGCCGACCTGATCGCCACCATCGAGGGCTTCTCCCGCGACGACGTCGACGCCTACGCTGCACGCTCGCAGGAGCGCGCGGCGGCGGCCTGGTCCGGCGGCTACTTCGCCAAGTCGGTCGTCCCGGTCAAGGACCAGAACGGCCTCGTCGTCCTGGACCACGACGAGCACATGCGCCCCGGCACCACCGCGGCTGACCTCGGCAAGCTCAAGTCCGCGTTCGAGGGCCTCGGCGCGATGGGCGGCTTCGACGACGTGGCGCTGCAGCGCTACCACTACGTCGAGAAGATCAACCACGTTCACACCGGTGGAAACAGCTCGGGCATAGTTGACGGCGCCGCGCTGGTGTTAATCGGCTCGGAGAAGGCGGGCGTCTCTCAAGGCTTGACGCCGCGGGCGCGCGTGGTGGCGACGGCTACCAGCGGCGCCGACGCGACGATCATGCTGACTGGACCGCAGCCAGCGACCCGAAAAGTGCTGGATCGTGCCGGCCTGACGGTCGATGACATCGACCTGTTCGAGCTCAACGAGGCCTTTGCCTCCGTCGTCCTGAAGTTCCAGAAGGACCTCAACATCCCGGACGAGAAGCTCAACGTCAACGGTGGCGCCATCGCGATGGGTCACCCGCTGGGCGCCACCGGCGCCATGATCACCGGAACCATGGTCGACGAGCTCGAGCGTCGTGGCGCTCGACGTGCCCTGATCACGCTGTGTATCGGCGGCGGCATGGGCGTGGCCACCATCATCGAGCGCGTCTAG
- a CDS encoding DUF732 domain-containing protein, translated as MARFRFHPDLNRSTALVLIAAAMGTATATTAVPRAAADDFVYLVNVTVRPGYNFAGPDAALAYGHDICSEVAAGIAYRQLIGDIDRDFNTNDEFHASYLVTQAVNELCPELIWQLRNSAAGYRPGEVK; from the coding sequence ATGGCTCGTTTCCGATTTCACCCCGATCTGAACCGGTCAACGGCGCTCGTATTGATCGCCGCTGCGATGGGCACGGCGACAGCGACAACGGCAGTGCCACGTGCCGCCGCAGATGATTTCGTGTACTTGGTCAACGTCACCGTGCGCCCCGGCTACAACTTCGCCGGCCCTGACGCCGCCCTGGCCTATGGGCACGACATCTGTTCGGAAGTGGCAGCTGGAATTGCCTACCGCCAACTCATCGGCGACATCGATCGTGACTTCAACACCAACGACGAATTCCACGCGTCCTATCTGGTAACGCAAGCCGTCAACGAGCTGTGCCCCGAATTGATCTGGCAGCTGCGGAATTCGGCAGCCGGCTATCGACCCGGCGAGGTGAAATGA
- the acs gene encoding acetate--CoA ligase translates to MDSPSIRSGNVSEEQSSFAPPADFAANANATGELYAEAEADRLAFWAAQANRLSWQTPFNEVLDWSEAPFAKWFVGGKLNVAYNCVDRHVEAGNGDRVAIHWEGEPVGDARDITYAQLKDEVSKAANALTALGLTAGDRVAIYMPMVPEAIVAMLACARLGAMHSVVFAGFSASALKARVEDAEAKLVITTDGQYRRGKAASLKDAVDEAVADQPSVEHVLVVRRTGIDVNWTDGRDLWWHETVDEASTDHTPEAFDSEQPLFLLYTSGTTGKPKGIVHTSGGYLTQAAYTHYNVFDLKPETDVYWCTADIGWVTGHTYITYGPLANGATQVVYEGTPTSPTEHRHFEIIEKYGVTIYYTAPTLIRTFMKLGRQIPAEHNLSSLRLLGSVGEPINPEAWRWYREVIGANKTPIVDTWWQTETGAIMISPLPGVTAAKPGSAMTPLPGISAKIVDDAGNELVPGADEAEHVTGYLVLDQPWPAMLRGIWGDPQRFTDTYWSRFAEQGWYFAGDGARYDSDGNIWVLGRIDDVMNISGHRISTAEVESALVGHSGVAEAAVVGASDDTTGQAICAFVILTASAHGGADTMIEELRAQVATEISPIAKPREIHVVPELPKTRSGKIMRRLLRDVAEGRELGDTSTLVDPSVFEAIRASK, encoded by the coding sequence ATGGATTCACCCTCGATCCGCTCGGGCAACGTGTCTGAGGAGCAGTCGAGTTTTGCACCGCCTGCCGATTTCGCGGCCAACGCCAACGCGACGGGCGAGTTGTACGCCGAGGCCGAGGCCGACCGGCTGGCGTTCTGGGCCGCCCAGGCCAACCGGCTGAGCTGGCAGACCCCGTTCAACGAGGTGCTCGACTGGTCGGAGGCTCCGTTCGCGAAGTGGTTCGTGGGCGGCAAGCTCAACGTGGCCTACAACTGCGTGGACCGTCACGTCGAGGCAGGCAACGGCGACCGGGTCGCGATCCACTGGGAGGGTGAGCCCGTCGGCGACGCCCGCGACATCACTTACGCCCAGCTCAAGGACGAGGTCAGCAAGGCCGCCAACGCGCTGACCGCACTCGGACTGACCGCCGGCGACCGCGTCGCCATCTACATGCCGATGGTGCCCGAGGCGATCGTGGCGATGCTGGCGTGCGCCCGGCTCGGCGCCATGCACAGTGTTGTCTTCGCGGGGTTCTCGGCCAGTGCGCTCAAGGCGCGCGTCGAGGACGCCGAGGCCAAGCTCGTCATCACCACCGACGGCCAGTACCGCCGCGGCAAGGCCGCCTCCCTCAAGGACGCGGTCGACGAAGCTGTCGCGGATCAGCCGTCGGTCGAGCACGTCCTGGTGGTGCGGCGCACCGGGATCGACGTGAACTGGACCGACGGCCGCGACCTGTGGTGGCACGAGACCGTCGACGAGGCGTCGACCGACCACACCCCGGAAGCGTTCGACTCCGAGCAGCCGCTGTTCCTGCTGTACACCTCGGGCACCACCGGCAAGCCCAAGGGCATCGTGCACACCTCGGGTGGCTACCTCACCCAGGCGGCGTACACGCACTACAACGTCTTCGACCTCAAACCCGAGACCGACGTGTACTGGTGCACCGCCGACATCGGCTGGGTGACCGGGCACACCTACATCACCTACGGGCCGCTGGCCAACGGCGCCACCCAGGTGGTGTACGAGGGCACTCCCACCTCGCCGACCGAGCACCGCCACTTCGAGATCATCGAAAAGTACGGCGTCACAATCTATTACACCGCGCCCACGCTGATCCGCACGTTCATGAAGCTGGGACGGCAGATCCCGGCCGAGCACAATCTGTCGAGCCTGCGGCTGCTGGGTTCGGTGGGCGAGCCGATCAACCCCGAGGCCTGGCGCTGGTACCGGGAAGTCATCGGCGCCAACAAGACCCCGATCGTGGACACCTGGTGGCAGACCGAGACCGGGGCGATCATGATCTCCCCGCTGCCTGGTGTCACCGCGGCCAAGCCCGGCTCGGCGATGACCCCGCTGCCCGGCATCTCGGCCAAGATCGTCGACGACGCCGGCAACGAGCTGGTTCCCGGCGCCGACGAAGCCGAACATGTCACCGGCTACCTGGTGCTGGACCAGCCGTGGCCGGCGATGCTGCGCGGCATCTGGGGCGACCCGCAGCGGTTCACCGACACCTACTGGTCGCGCTTCGCCGAGCAGGGCTGGTACTTCGCCGGCGACGGCGCCCGCTACGACTCGGACGGCAACATCTGGGTGCTGGGCCGCATCGACGATGTCATGAACATCTCGGGCCACCGCATCTCGACCGCCGAGGTGGAGTCGGCCCTCGTCGGGCACTCCGGGGTGGCCGAGGCCGCCGTGGTCGGCGCCAGCGACGACACCACCGGCCAGGCCATCTGCGCGTTCGTGATCCTCACGGCGTCCGCGCACGGCGGGGCCGACACCATGATCGAGGAACTGCGGGCCCAGGTGGCCACCGAGATCTCCCCGATCGCCAAGCCGCGCGAGATCCACGTGGTGCCCGAGCTGCCCAAGACCCGCAGCGGCAAGATCATGCGCCGGTTGCTGCGCGACGTGGCCGAGGGCCGCGAGCTCGGTGACACCTCGACCCTGGTCGACCCCAGCGTGTTCGAGGCGATCCGCGCCAGCAAGTAA
- a CDS encoding mammalian cell entry protein, whose translation MAVDADPASDEVAEPTADYTGNDLKVDNGFRSRATRRGRGVRGTLLVGLLTLAVIGGLTGWLGWHTHRSEQTQRLNDMFLQAGRQGALNLTTMDFAHVEADIQRVLDGSVGTFYDDFEQRAPAFEEVVRKTQSKTQGTVTEAGIESVSGDSARVLVAVSVKTSNIAAAEQRPRLWRMRIDVQKVGDVAKVTNVGFVA comes from the coding sequence ATGGCAGTCGATGCTGACCCCGCCAGCGATGAAGTAGCCGAGCCCACCGCCGACTACACCGGCAACGATCTCAAGGTCGACAACGGCTTTCGGTCCCGAGCCACACGTCGGGGCAGGGGAGTGCGTGGCACTCTGCTGGTGGGACTGCTCACCCTCGCCGTCATCGGTGGACTGACGGGCTGGCTCGGTTGGCACACCCACCGATCCGAGCAGACACAGCGGCTCAACGACATGTTCCTGCAGGCAGGTCGTCAGGGCGCGTTGAACCTGACCACCATGGACTTCGCACATGTCGAAGCTGACATTCAGCGTGTACTGGACGGGTCGGTCGGAACGTTCTACGACGACTTCGAGCAACGGGCACCGGCATTTGAGGAAGTGGTGAGGAAGACCCAGTCCAAGACGCAGGGAACGGTGACGGAAGCCGGAATTGAATCTGTGTCCGGCGATTCGGCCAGAGTGCTGGTCGCGGTGTCGGTGAAAACCTCGAATATCGCCGCAGCCGAACAGCGTCCGAGGTTGTGGCGGATGCGCATCGATGTCCAGAAAGTCGGCGACGTCGCGAAGGTGACGAATGTGGGGTTCGTGGCATGA
- a CDS encoding YbaB/EbfC family nucleoid-associated protein, whose protein sequence is MTTTFSARTSTSTPREGQAEAFRRARQAIDAIGRVDGVSDNGLVRAWVTASGELVDIDLADDTQYMDCDQLSRLIVAATQQASFNAATQMAEVLEPLERHRQRLLEDLEGTDAFTATTLRNVTAEALPHFTRPPSSDPGFSQDLFRRPWRADDS, encoded by the coding sequence GTGACGACCACCTTTTCGGCCCGGACCTCGACCTCGACACCCCGCGAAGGTCAAGCCGAAGCGTTCCGGCGAGCTCGACAAGCCATCGACGCCATCGGCCGCGTCGACGGCGTATCCGACAACGGGCTTGTGCGCGCGTGGGTCACCGCCTCCGGCGAGCTCGTCGACATCGACCTGGCCGACGACACCCAATACATGGACTGTGATCAACTGAGCCGACTCATCGTCGCAGCCACCCAGCAGGCCTCGTTCAACGCAGCAACACAGATGGCCGAAGTGCTTGAGCCGCTGGAACGACACCGACAACGGCTACTCGAGGACCTCGAAGGCACCGATGCCTTCACCGCGACGACCCTACGCAACGTCACAGCTGAGGCACTGCCGCATTTCACCCGGCCGCCATCGAGCGATCCTGGCTTCAGCCAAGACCTTTTTCGGCGTCCTTGGCGAGCAGACGACTCCTAA
- a CDS encoding 3-hydroxyacyl-CoA dehydrogenase NAD-binding domain-containing protein, which yields MAENTIQWDKDADGIVTLTLDDPTGSANVMNADFQESIHRAVQRLVAEQDSITGVVITSAKKTFFAGGDLKWMLNLGPGEAAEAFDTVERVKADLRKLETLPKPVVAAINGAALGGGLEIALATNHRIAADVKGSQIGLPEVTLGLLPGGGGVARTVRMFGIQKAFMEVLSQGTRFNPAKAKETGLVDELVGSVDELVPAAKAWIKANPEAHTQPWDVKGYKVPGSEGLAAILPSLGSNLRSQLKGAPVPALRAILAAAVEGAQVDFDTASRIESRYFSEVAAGQTAKNMIQAFFLDLQAINGGASRPEGIAKQEIKKIGVLGAGMMGAGIAYVSAKAGYDVVLKDVTMEAAEGGKDYSRKLEAKAIGRGASSEERAAELLSRITPTADPQDLKGVDFVIEAVFENQELKHKVFQEIEDIVEPNALLGSNTSTLPITGLATGVKRQEDFIGIHFFSPVDKMPLVEIIKGEKTSDEALARVFDYTLAIRKTPIVVNDSRGFFTSRVIMTFVREAMAILAEGVAPASIEQAGSQAGYPAPPLQLLDELNLELLQKVSVETRKATEDNGDTYVAHPGEAVVEKMIEIGRPSRLKGAGFYEYVDGKRTQLWPGLKETFNSGSTSIPLQDMIDRMLFAEALETQKCIDEGVLTSTADANIGSIMGIGFPPYTGGSAQFIVGYQGELGVGKAAFVARAKELAARYGDRFLPPASLSE from the coding sequence TTGGCTGAGAACACCATTCAGTGGGACAAAGATGCCGACGGCATCGTCACCCTGACGCTGGACGACCCGACCGGTTCGGCCAACGTGATGAACGCCGATTTCCAGGAATCGATTCACCGCGCGGTACAACGCCTTGTTGCTGAGCAGGATTCGATCACCGGTGTGGTCATCACTAGCGCGAAGAAGACCTTCTTCGCCGGTGGCGACTTGAAATGGATGTTGAATCTGGGGCCAGGCGAAGCGGCGGAGGCGTTTGACACTGTGGAACGTGTCAAGGCTGATCTGCGCAAGCTGGAGACCCTGCCCAAGCCCGTCGTGGCCGCCATCAACGGTGCCGCGCTCGGCGGCGGCCTGGAGATCGCGCTGGCCACCAACCACCGCATCGCCGCCGACGTCAAGGGCAGCCAGATCGGTCTGCCCGAGGTCACCCTGGGCCTGCTGCCCGGTGGTGGCGGCGTGGCCCGCACCGTGCGCATGTTCGGTATCCAGAAGGCCTTCATGGAGGTCCTGAGCCAGGGCACGCGCTTCAACCCGGCCAAGGCGAAGGAGACCGGTCTGGTCGACGAGTTGGTCGGTTCGGTCGACGAGCTGGTTCCGGCCGCAAAGGCGTGGATCAAGGCCAACCCCGAGGCCCACACCCAGCCGTGGGACGTCAAGGGCTACAAGGTTCCTGGCAGTGAGGGGTTAGCAGCGATCTTGCCGTCGCTGGGGTCGAACCTGCGTAGCCAGCTCAAGGGTGCTCCGGTGCCCGCCCTTCGGGCGATCCTTGCTGCTGCTGTCGAGGGTGCGCAGGTCGACTTCGACACCGCCAGCCGTATCGAGAGCCGCTACTTCTCGGAGGTGGCTGCCGGCCAGACCGCCAAGAACATGATTCAGGCGTTCTTCCTGGACCTGCAGGCCATCAACGGTGGCGCGTCGCGCCCCGAGGGCATCGCCAAGCAGGAGATCAAGAAGATCGGTGTGCTGGGCGCGGGCATGATGGGCGCCGGTATCGCCTACGTGTCGGCCAAGGCCGGCTACGACGTCGTGCTCAAGGACGTCACGATGGAGGCTGCAGAAGGCGGCAAGGACTATTCGAGGAAGCTGGAAGCGAAGGCGATCGGCCGGGGCGCCAGCTCAGAAGAGCGTGCTGCTGAGTTGCTTTCCAGGATCACCCCGACCGCCGATCCGCAGGATCTCAAGGGCGTCGACTTCGTGATCGAGGCCGTGTTCGAGAACCAGGAACTCAAGCACAAGGTGTTCCAGGAGATCGAGGACATCGTCGAGCCCAACGCGCTGCTCGGCTCGAACACCTCCACGCTGCCGATCACCGGTCTGGCGACCGGCGTGAAGCGCCAGGAGGACTTCATCGGCATCCACTTCTTCTCACCCGTCGACAAGATGCCGCTGGTGGAGATCATCAAGGGCGAGAAGACCTCCGACGAGGCCCTGGCCCGGGTGTTCGACTACACCCTGGCCATCCGCAAGACCCCGATCGTGGTCAACGACAGCCGCGGCTTCTTCACCTCGCGTGTCATCATGACTTTCGTACGGGAAGCCATGGCAATTCTCGCCGAGGGCGTGGCGCCCGCGTCGATCGAGCAGGCGGGTTCGCAGGCCGGATATCCCGCACCTCCGCTGCAACTGCTCGACGAGCTCAACCTGGAACTGCTGCAGAAGGTTTCGGTTGAGACCCGCAAAGCCACCGAAGACAACGGCGATACGTACGTCGCGCACCCCGGTGAAGCCGTGGTGGAGAAGATGATCGAGATCGGTCGCCCGTCGCGTCTGAAGGGTGCCGGCTTCTACGAGTACGTCGACGGCAAGCGGACGCAGCTGTGGCCCGGACTGAAGGAGACGTTCAACTCCGGAAGCACCTCGATCCCGCTGCAGGACATGATCGACCGCATGCTGTTCGCCGAAGCGCTGGAGACCCAGAAGTGCATCGACGAGGGCGTGCTCACCTCGACCGCTGATGCGAACATCGGCTCGATCATGGGCATCGGCTTCCCGCCGTACACCGGTGGCTCGGCCCAGTTCATCGTCGGCTACCAGGGCGAGCTCGGCGTCGGCAAGGCGGCCTTCGTGGCCCGTGCCAAGGAACTGGCCGCCCGCTACGGTGACCGCTTCCTGCCCCCAGCCTCACTAAGCGAATAG